Proteins encoded in a region of the Nicotiana tomentosiformis chromosome 9, ASM39032v3, whole genome shotgun sequence genome:
- the LOC138899468 gene encoding phylloplanin-like, with product MALAKMFMIFLLAALIATPAVVAQLVSIRISGVVLCSVNGNLDVINGLTPKFFLVNATVQLRCGTRNMVSSTITNGSGVFSLVVDPRVNTLPLLLSNCRLVVATPLSTCNASLPSVGLLASSLRIVNIGIGGFGGLINVGLGPTGFILNPNLIL from the exons ATGGCTTTAGCAAAAATGTTCATGATTTTCCTTTTGGCTGCATTAATCGCAACCCCCGCTGTTGTTGCCCAACTTGTTTCAATACGTATAAGTGGGGTTGTACTTTGTAGCGTTAACGGCAATTTAGATGTCATCAACGGACTCACCCCCAAGTTTTTTCTAGTAA ATGCAACAGTGCAATTGAGGTGTGGAACAAGAAATATGGTATCAAGTACAATAACAAATGGATCGGGAGTATTTTCCTTGGTGGTAGATCCTCGTGTAAATACTTTGCCATTGCTATTGTCCAACTGTCGTTTAGTAGTTGCAACTCCACTCTCAACATGTAACGCGAGCTTACCATCTGTTGGGCTTTTGGCATCATCCTTGAGAATTGTAAATATCGGTATTGGCGGTTTCGGCGGTCTTATTAATGTCGGTTTAGGTCCTACTGGTTTTATACTTAATCCTAACCTCATTTTATAG